A region of Argentina anserina chromosome 5, drPotAnse1.1, whole genome shotgun sequence DNA encodes the following proteins:
- the LOC126794264 gene encoding NAC domain-containing protein 71-like, protein MGGASLPPGFRFHPTDEELVGYYLSRKVEGLEFELEVIPVIDLYKFDPWELPEKSFLPRRDMEWFFFCPRDRKYPNGSRTNRATKAGYWKATGKDRKVACQSSVTGYRKTLVFYRGRAPLGDRTDWIMHEYRLNDDFAQGSPGHKGVFALCRVVKKNDHTQKANDPSGELKGKTDGSTSSNGDLTTSRNSNETLSISAGMSSQVNYQHDESRLSGHTTSPHEVSQIAEFVPVPRNTNAADIWVSPDLILDSSKDYPQLQGAVPNYYPQYEFPGTMSPWQSYEHTEISPSSSYSNFGNFLMADDLNPMASMSPFSGHTDYMGYCGNEGFQYEVSEASDGQAPICRQVSADGNLGELGGLWLQEDNMIIVM, encoded by the exons ATGGGAGGGGCATCACTACCACCAGGTTTCAGATTCCACCCAACTGATGAAGAATTAGTGGGATACTATCTTAGTAGAAAAGTTGAGGGGCTTGAATTTGAGCTTGAAGTAATCCCTGTGATCGATTTGTACAAATTCGATCCCTGGGAGCTGCCAG AGAAATCATTTCTCCCCAGGCGAGATATGGAATGGTTCTTCTTCTGTCCAAGGGATAGAAAGTACCCGAACGGTTCAAGGACAAATAGAGCTACCAAAGCTGGATACTGGAAAGCCACTGGAAAAGACCGCAAGGTTGCCTGCCAATCTAGTGTTACTGGATACCGCAAGACCCTTGTTTTCTATCGTGGACGTGCTCCTTTAGGTGATCGAACAGATTGGATTATGCACGAGTACCGCCTCAATGATGATTTTGCTCAGGGGTCACCAGGACATAAG GGAGTTTTTGCTTTGTGCCGTGTTGTTAAAAAGAATGATCACACACAGAAGGCAAATGACCCCAGTGGAGAACTCAAGGGTAAGACGGATGGAAGTACTTCAAGCAATGGAGATTTGACCACATCAAGAAACTCGAATGAGACCTTGAGCATCTCTGCTGGAATGTCATCTCAAGTGAACTACCAGCATGACGAGAGTCGACTTTCAGGCCATACTACTTCTCCACATGAAGTCTCTCAAATTGCAGAATTTGTGCCAGTTCCAAGAAACACCAATGCTGCAGATATCTGGGTCTCACCTGActtaattcttgattcttcaAAG GACTACCCTCAGTTGCAAGGAGCTGTGCCTAATTACTACCCGCAGTACGAGTTTCCAGGCACAATGTCACCATGGCAGTCATATGAGCATACTGAGATTTCGCCTAGTTCGTCATACTCAAATTTTGGGAACTTCCTAATGGCAGATGATCTGAATCCTATGGCCAGCATGTCACCTTTCTCAGGACACACAGACTACATGGGttattgtggaaatgagggaTTCCAATATGAAG TATCTGAAGCAAGTGATGGCCAAGCTCCAATTTGCAGGCAAGTGAGTGCAGATGGGAATTTAGGGGAGCTTGGAGGTTTATGGCTACAGGAAGACAATATGATAATTGTGATGTAG
- the LOC126793357 gene encoding ribosome biogenesis protein BOP1 homolog gives MKSKNKSSMPIDSAKEEQKKQKGKGKMKVPEGKPERPQPVEEEVDSDSVYDSGAEDEWTQSEEMSGSERSDSEDSPSIRDTDSEDEERGSSKNEIADIWKENEIKDGELNTSRNDGLAIDHGKEEESDSYELHEQVEESDSSEDEVAPRNTIGAVPLEWYQDEKHIGYDNRGKKIKKMGREDKLQSYLASADDSKSWRKFIDDYNAEEVEVTKEDIKTLNRLLEGKAPHGDFDPCLPYVDWFKWDDSLHPLSNAPEPKRRFIPSKSESKLVKRLVLAIRKGLIKPRKDEEEEEETVYPLWGDDSNSMEKDGSHLSYIPAPKPKLPGYEESFNPPPEFIPTKEEIDAYQLMYEEDRPKFIPKRFTSMRSIPAYENAIKECFERCLDLYLCPRVRKKRININPESLKPKLPSRKDLKPYPVKCYLQFRGHKDRVTSVSTEVSGQWIASGSLDGTVRIWEVQTGRCLKIWKIGEAVTYVAWNPNPEYSVLAVSVGHDVLIINTGFGNEEVQEKTKELLSAESPTTPDDTATFVSWIQDETHEGTRLRHFKTVSSVEWHRRGDYFSTVVPTGQSKSIFLHKLSQKSSQPLSIKLGGFAVTSVFHPVRSHIFISTKKTVRQYDLVKGKQIRKLDTGLKEISSIAVHPSGDHVIVGSREGKFCWFDMDLSTKKPYLIRQWHKKDINSVASHRLYPLFATCSDDCTVQVSHGMVYSDLNQDPLIVPLEILRGHASSDGRGVMDCKFHPRQPWLFTAGADSVIRLYCD, from the exons ATGAAGTCTAAGAACAAGAGCTCTATGCCAATTGACTCGGCGAAAGAGGAACAGAAGAAGCAGAAGGGGAAGGGGAAGATGAAGGTTCCCGAGGGGAAACCGGAGCGGCCGCAACCAGTGGAGGAGGAAGTAGACTCCGATTCTGTTTACGACTCTGGTGCTGAAGATGAGTGGACTCAATCAGAG GAAATGTCTGGTAGTGAACGATCTGATTCAGAGGATTCTCCATCAATCAGAGACACAGACTCAGAAGATGAAGAGAGGGGTTCCTCCAAAAATGAGATTGCAGATATATggaaagaaaatgagattaaAGAT GGTGAGCTCAACACCAGCAGAAATGATGGCTTGGCTATTGATCATGGTAAAGAGGAGGAAAGTGATAGTTATGAACTTCATGAACAAGTCGAGGAAAGTGATTCATCTGAAGATGAG GTTGCTCCCCGGAATACAATTGGTGCTGTTCCTTTAGAGTGGTATCAGGATGAGAAACATATTGGTTATGATAACAGGGGGAAGAAGATAAAAAAGATGGGAAGAGAAGATAAATTGCAATCCTATCTTGCTAGCGCTGATGATTCCAAAAGTTG GCGcaaatttattgatgattacaATGCTGAGGAAGTAGAAGTGACAAAAGAAGATATAAAAACTCTAAATAGGTTGCTTGAAGGAAAGGCGCCACATGGGGACTTTGATCCTTGCTTG CCTTATGTTGATTGGTTTAAATGGGATGACTCCTTACATCCATTGTCAAATGCCCCTGAACCCAAGAGACGATTTATTCCTTCAAAATCTGAAAGTAAACTG GTGAAGAGGTTAGTATTAGCAATTCGGAAGGGTTTAATTAAGCCTAGAAAGgacgaagaagaggaagaagaaactgTTTATCCCTTGTGGGGAGATGACTCTAATTCAATGGAAAAGGATGGTAGCCATTTATCTTATATTCCAGCGCCAAAGCCAAAATTGCCAG GGTATGAGGAGTCCTTCAATCCTCCCCCAGAATTCATCCCAACAAAAGAAGAGATTGATGCTTATCAGCTGATGTATGAGGAAGACCGCCCTAAGTTCATACCGAAAAG GTTTACATCTATGAGAAGCATCCCTGCATATGAGAATGCTATTAAGGAGTGCTTTGAAAGATGTTTGGATCTATACTTGTGCCCCAGAGTTCGTAAGAAACGT ATCAATATCAATCCCGAATCTCTGAAGCCCAAGCTACCAAGCCGAAAGGATCTGAAGCCTTATCCTGTGAAATGTTATCTACAGTTCAGAGGTCACAAAGATAGAGTTACTTCAGTCTCCACAGAAGTTTCAGGACAGTGGATTGCATCAG GTTCATTGGATGGAACTGTGCGTATCTGGGAGGTTCAAACTGGTAGATGCCTCAAAATCTGGAAGATTGGAGAAGCTGTCACATATGTAGCTTGGAATCCCAATCCTGAGTATTCCGTACTGGCTGTCTCTGT GGGACACGATGTACTTATTATCAATACCGGCTTTGGGAATGAAGAAGTACAGGAAAAGACTAAAGAACTTCTTTCTGCTGAATCACCTACCACACCAGATGACACGG CTACCTTTGTGAGCTGGATTCAAGATGAAACACATGAGGGCACCAGATTAAGACATTTTAAG ACTGTGTCTTCAGTGGAATGGCATCGTAGAGGAGACTACTTTTCAACTGTGGTGCCAACAG GccaatcaaaatcaatttttCTGCATAAGCTCTCTCAGAAGTCTAGCCAGCCACTTTCGATCAAGTTGGGTGGGTTTGCAGTTACTTCTGTTTTCCATCCTGTTCGCTCGCATATCTTTATTTCTACAAAGAAAACTGTTCGTCAATATGATTTGGTAAAGGGAAAGCAAATCAGAAAGCTTGACACAGGATTGAAAGAAATTTCCTCCATAGCAGTTCATCCTTCTg GTGATCATGTAATTGTGGGGAGCAGAGAAGGGAAGTTTTGTTGGTTTGACATGGACCTTTCAACTAAAAAACCTTACCTCATTCGCCA GTGGCATAAAAAGGACATCAACAGTGTGGCTTCACATCGTCTGTACCCGTTGTTTGCAACATGCTCTGATGATTGCACCGTACAAGTTTCTCATGGCATGGTTTATTCAGATCTTAATCAGGACCCTCTTATAGTTCCATTGGAAATACTCCGAGGTCATGCAAGCTCAGATGGGCGAGGTGTAATGGATTGTAAATTCCACCCAAGGCAGCCCTGGTTGTTCACAGCAGGTGCCGACTCAGTGATCAGACTTTACTGCGATTAA
- the LOC126793363 gene encoding pentatricopeptide repeat-containing protein At5g46580, chloroplastic, with product MATTSSIHFTLNSSEAKRPFFFTSPLKPIPPKRFPISCRSTKSPPKSPPDLSQPNSNNNTKTTTPSLSDQLKPLATTTLSTPPKDQPQVLSKPKSIWVNPAKPKRSVLSLQRQKRSLYSYNPQVRDLRLFAQKLNDSGSSQEAFLAALEEIPHPPTRENALLILNSLKPWQKTHMFFNWLKTQNLFPMETIFYNVTMKSMRFGKQFHLIEELAEEMVSNGVELDNITYSTIITCAKRSKLFDKAVEWFERMYKTGLMPDEVTYSAILDVYAKLGKVEEVLSLYERGRASGWTPDPIAFSVLGKMFGEAGDYDGIRYVLQEMAAVGVKPNLVVYNTLLEAMGKAGKPGLARSLFEEMVGSGLAPNEKTLTALVKIYGKARWARDALELWERMRSNKWPMDFILYNTLLNMCADLGLEEEAKRLFEDMKQSEHCRPDSYSYTAMLNIFGSGGNTDEAMALFEEMSNKGVHLNVMGCTCLVQCLGRAKRFGDMVRVFNVAVEKGVNPDDRLCGCLLSVVSLCEKTEDEDMVFSCLQQANPKLVTLVKALQDEKVGYEAIKDDFRDVIGGTAVESRRPFCNCLIDICRNKNNHERAHELLYLGTLYGLYPGLHNKTANEWCLDVRSLSIGAAHTALEEWMGTLYKIVQREEALPKLFSAQTGAGTHKFSQGLAQSFGSHVKKLAAPFRQSEEKAGCFVATREDLVSWVQSQAQSVAA from the coding sequence ATGGCTACAACCAGTAGCATTCACTTCACTCTGAACTCCTCAGAAGCCAAGAGGCCCTTCTTCTTCACTTCGCCACTCAAACCAATCCCACCCAAAAGATTCCCCATTTCTTGCAGGTCCACCAAGTCCCCTCCTAAATCTCCCCCAGACTTATCCCAACCCAACTCCAACAACAACACCAAAACCACGACACCTTCTTTGTCTGACCAACTCAAGCCCCTAGCCACCACCACACTCTCCACCCCTCCCAAAGACCAACCCCAAGTCCTCTCCAAACCCAAGTCCATCTGGGTCAATCCAGCCAAACCCAAACGCTCAGTCCTATCCCTCCAAAGACAGAAGCGCTCTCTCTACTCCTACAACCCTCAAGTCAGAGATCTCAGGCTCTTTGCCCAGAAGCTTAACGACTCTGGCTCCTCCCAAGAAGCCTTCTTGGCTGCTCTAGAAGAAATCCCACACCCACCCACCAGAGAAAACGCACTCTTGATTCTCAATAGCCTGAAGCCATGGCAGAAGACCCACATGTTCTTCAACTGGCTAAAAACTCAGAACCTGTTTCCCATGGAGACTATCTTCTACAATGTGACCATGAAGTCCATGAGGTTTGGGAAGCAGTTTCACCTCATTGAGGAGCTTGCTGAGGAGATGGTGAGCAATGGGGTTGAGCTGGACAACATTACTTACTCCACTATCATTACTTGTGCCAAAAGGTCCAAGCTTTTCGACAAGGCCGTGGAGTGGTTTGAGAGGATGTACAAGACTGGTTTGATGCCTGATGAGGTGACTTACTCTGCTATATTGGATGTTTATGCTAAATTGGGGAAGGTTGAGGAGGTGCTTAGTTTGTATGAGAGAGGGAGGGCTAGTGGGTGGACACCTGACCCTATTGCGTTTTCTGTGTTGGGTAAGATGTTTGGTGAGGCTGGGGACTATGATGGTATTAGGTATGTCTTGCAGGAAATGGCTGCTGTTGGTGTGAAGCCGAATTTGGTTGTGTACAATACTTTGTTAGAGGCAATGGGGAAGGCTGGGAAGCCTGGTTTGGCTAGGAGTTTGTTTGAGGAAATGGTTGGATCAGGGCTAGCCCCGAATGAGAAGACATTGACTGCGCTAGTTAAGATCTATGGCAAGGCGAGGTGGGCGAGAGACGCGTTGGAATTGTGGGAGCGGATGAGGTCGAATAAGTGGCCTATGGACTTTATTTTGTATAACACATTGTTGAATATGTGTGCTGATCTTGGTTTGGAGGAAGAGGCTAAGAGGCTTTTTGAGGATATGAAGCAGTCGGAGCACTGTAGGCCGGATAGTTATAGTTACACGGCAATGTTGAACATCTTTGGGAGTGGAGGGAATACTGATGAAGCCATGGCGTTGTTTGAAGAAATGTCCAATAAGGGTGTGCATCTCAATGTCATGGGATGTACTTGTTTGGTACAGTGCTTGGGGAGAGCTAAAAGGTTTGGTGATATGGTTCGAGTCTTCAATGTTGCAGTTGAAAAGGGGGTTAATCCAGATGATAGGCTTTGTGGGTGTTTACTGTCTGTTGTGTCGTTGTGTGAAAAGACTGAGGATGAGGATATGGTCTTTTCATGCTTGCAGCAGGCTAATCCGAAGTTGGTTACCCTCGTGAAAGCGCTGCAAGATGAGAAAGTAGGGTATGAAGCAATTAAAGACGATTTCAGGGATGTTATTGGTGGCACTGCAGTTGAATCTAGAAGACCCTTCTGCAATTGCTTGATTGATATTtgcagaaacaaaaacaaccaTGAGAGAGCTCATGAGCTGCTCTATTTGGGAACCCTATATGGGTTGTATCCAGGTTTACACAACAAAACCGCGAACGAGTGGTGTTTAGATGTTAGGTCACTATCCATTGGTGCAGCTCACACTGCACTGGAAGAGTGGATGGGAACTCTGTACAAAATTGTTCAGCGTGAAGAGGCGCTGCCGAAGTTGTTTTCTGCTCAGACCGGTGCTGGAACTCACAAATTCTCTCAAGGACTGGCCCAGTCATTCGGTTCTCATGTGAAGAAGCTGGCCGCCCCATTTAGGCAGAGTGAAGAGAAAGCTGGTTGTTTTGTGGCAACTAGGGAGGATTTAGTGTCGTGGGTGCAGTCACAGGCGCAATCAGTCGCTGCttaa